Within the Vagococcus carniphilus genome, the region AACATTAACTGTATCAATACTTTGACCACGTCTGATAACAGTACAACGGTCAGCTACAGCTTTAATTTCATCTAATTTATGTGTGATTAAAACGATTGATTTACCTTCGTTTACTAACCCATGCATAATTTCGATTAACTCGTCAATTTCTTGAGGAGTTAGTACGGCAGTAGGCTCATCAAAGATAAGAATTTCTGCCCCACGATAAAGAGTTTTCAAGATTTCAACACGTTGTTGCATCCCAACTGAAATGTTACTTACTAATTCATTAGGATCAATCTTAAATCCATATCTATCCGAAACAGCCATGATGTCTTCAAAAGCTTTTTTCTTATCAATTACACCAGATTTTGTCGGCTCGCTACCTAAAACAATATTTTCTTCAACTGTGAAATTATCTATCAACATAAAATGTTGATGCACCATCCCAATACCAAGTTTATTGGCAACTGTTGGGTTAGCGATTTTTTCTTCTTTTCCGTTGATATGAATAGAGCCTGATGTTGGTTCCAATAAACCAGATAGGATATTCATCAACGTCGATTTACCCGCACCATTTTCACCTAATAATGCGTGAATCTCACCTTTTTTTACTTGTAGATTGATATTATCGTTGGCTTTAAAGGTTCCAAAAGCTTTTGTAATATTTTTCATCTCAATCACGTTTTGTGATTCATTCACTTTATTCACTTCCTAACTATTTCGGATAAATACTTTGAACTAAGTAACTAACATCTTTTTTTTATGATTCTTAAGGTTTTTCTGGAACTTCTACTTTTCCATCAATAACTTGTTGTTTAGCATCGTCTACAGCTTTTTGTACATCGTCAGTTAATTGACCTTTAGTTAAGTCAACACCTTCTTCTTTTAATCCGTAAACTAATGTTTCTTTACCAGGGAATTTATCTTCGTTTGCTTGGTTAGAGATATCTTTAACTACTGTACCTACACCTTTAAGAGTTGAAGTTAATGTTACGTTTCCGCCATCATATTTACCTTCATCTTCTTGGTCACGGTCAACACCGATTACCCAAACTTTGTCTTTAGGATTGCTCTTCATAATGTCACGAGCTTCAGAGAATACACCATTACCAGTATCACCAGAAGCGTGGAAGATTACGTCTACACCACTCTTGTACATTGCAGCAGCGATTGATTTACCTTTAGCAGCATCACCAAATGATCCAGCATATTGTGAGTCAATTTTGATGTCTTTATCTACTGATTCAACACCAGCTTTAAATCCAGCTTCGAAACGTCCGATTACTTCACCTTCTTGTCCACCAACAAATCCAACTTTTTTAGTTTGAGTTGTTTTAGCAGCAGCAATACCAGCTAAGTAAGCAGCTTCGTTATCTTTAAAGACAACAGATGCAACGTTTTCTTTACCTTCTACTACAGAGTCAATGATAACGAAGTTGTTATCTTTTTTGCTATCAGCAATTTCTTCAATAGCTGGTTGTAATTTAAATCCAATACCAAAGATAGTTTTGAATCCATCATTGATTGCTTGGTTTAAGTTAGGTAAGAAGTCTGAGTCAGAGTTTGATTGGTAATAGTTAAAACCATCTTTACCTTTTTCTTTCTTGTTATCTTTACCCCATTCTTGTAAACCTTCCCAAGCTGATTGGTTAAATGATTTATCATCTACCCCACCAACGTCAGTAACTAATGCTACTGAATGGTTAGCATCGCCTTTTCCGCCGTCTTTTTTAGCGTCATCTTTCTTAGCATTTCCGCCACATGCTGTTAGCGTTAATGTTAATGCTACTGCTAAACCTGTTTTTAATAATGTGCTTTTTTTCATTGTGTTATTCCCTCCAGAATTTTATATAAAATTTTTAAACACCAAGTTTTTTGTATTACATTTGATCACTTTCAAATGAATACGGCAAAAGACCAGAAACTGTTGTTTCTTTTACATCGCCTTTTGTGTTAACTAATGTCACCGGCATGTTCGGGTCACAAAACTCAACCATTACCTGACGACATGCGCCACATGGAGAAATTGGATCTTCTGTCTCTCCTGCAACGACTAAATGACTAAATGATACGTTACCTTCAGAGACTGCTTTAAAAAAAGCTGTTCTCTCAGCACAGTTTGTTAAACCAAACGATGCATTTTCAATGTTACATCCTTGAAAAATTTCACCTGTTTCAGTAATTAAAGCTGCTCCTACTGGAAATTTTGAATAAGGCACATAAGCTTTATCCATTGCTTTAATTGCTGTATCAATCCATTCTTGTTTTGCTGACATAAAGATGCTTCCCTTCTTTTCATTTGGTTTTCTAAACCGCTTACTATCAATTGGTAAAACAGTTTAACTATACCGCTTCTCCACTAATGGAAGCTTGCTCACAAAACATTGAGATTGAACAAATGATAAAGTTAGAACTGGTTACTCTCTAGCTTCACAATTCATCCAAGATGATTTAGAAAACAATTCTAACGAATTTTAGCCTCCTTTCACTTTTTAAAGCCCTCTCAATTTTACCATTTTTTAAAACAATATTCAGTAAAATTCAAGACAAAAATATTTTTAATCTTTTTTCATGAAAGCCCTCTAATTATTAACATTAAAAAACTTGCATTATTAAAAGGTTTCTCTTTATCTTTAGACTAAAAACTGTGAAAAAGACTTTCATCTAAATTGTTAATCTTGAAAACAAATTAAATATTTTCAAGATTAACTATCATTTGTTTTTTTGATTTGTGAACGATTTGTAAGTTAAATCAATTATTATTCGGTAATAACTTTATGAATTAGAGTAGGTTCTACGCCTTCTTTTCCGATTTCGATGTTGTCATATAAAACTTGTTTAACATCTTCAACATCTTCACGATTTGCATAGATTGTTACAAGAGATTCGCCTTCTTTTACAGCGTCTCCTACTTTTTTATTCAAGTATAAACCAACAGCATAATCGATTGGCTCTTCTTTTGTTCTACGACCTGCACCTAGTAACATAGCAGCAATACCAATTTGATCTGCTACCATCTTAGAAACAACACCCGTTTCTTTTGAAGGTACTTCAAAGACATATTTAGCTTGTGGTAATTTT harbors:
- a CDS encoding cytidine deaminase, encoding MSAKQEWIDTAIKAMDKAYVPYSKFPVGAALITETGEIFQGCNIENASFGLTNCAERTAFFKAVSEGNVSFSHLVVAGETEDPISPCGACRQVMVEFCDPNMPVTLVNTKGDVKETTVSGLLPYSFESDQM
- a CDS encoding BMP family lipoprotein, which encodes MKKSTLLKTGLAVALTLTLTACGGNAKKDDAKKDGGKGDANHSVALVTDVGGVDDKSFNQSAWEGLQEWGKDNKKEKGKDGFNYYQSNSDSDFLPNLNQAINDGFKTIFGIGFKLQPAIEEIADSKKDNNFVIIDSVVEGKENVASVVFKDNEAAYLAGIAAAKTTQTKKVGFVGGQEGEVIGRFEAGFKAGVESVDKDIKIDSQYAGSFGDAAKGKSIAAAMYKSGVDVIFHASGDTGNGVFSEARDIMKSNPKDKVWVIGVDRDQEDEGKYDGGNVTLTSTLKGVGTVVKDISNQANEDKFPGKETLVYGLKEEGVDLTKGQLTDDVQKAVDDAKQQVIDGKVEVPEKP